The Malus domestica chromosome 10, GDT2T_hap1 genome contains a region encoding:
- the LOC103446884 gene encoding probable transcription repressor OFP9 yields MSKTKASSKQQQRVCRALCCSSCRLSVSSSSSEELASSSSDRYPSISSLSHAMVQERLDQMIRERQEGSRYVDHRRRKQRAGDDHDQLQAGGGTKFVVMVAMEKCSYDPREDFRESMAAMIVANRIEEPKDLRSLLNYYVSMNSDEYRGIILEVFHQVCSDLFLCKFH; encoded by the coding sequence ATGTCTAAAACGAAAGCCTCCTCCAAGCAGCAACAGAGAGTATGCAGGGCATTGTGTTGCAGCAGCTGCCGGCTTAGCGTGTCTTCGTCTAGCTCGGAGGAACTAGCGAGCTCTAGTTCCGATAGGTACCCTTCGATATCAAGCCTATCGCACGCCATGGTTCAAGAGAGACTCGACCAGATGATCAGGGAAAGGCAGGAGGGATCGAGGTACGTTGATCATCGGAGAAGAAAGCAGAGAGCTGGTGACGATCATGATCAACTTCAAGCAGGAGGAGGGACTAAATTTGTTGTAATGGTTGCAATGGAGAAGTGTTCTTATGATCCGAGGGAGGATTTCAGGGAGTCCATGGCGGCGATGATAGTGGCAAACCGGATAGAAGAGCCTAAGGATCTTCGTAGCCTCTTGAATTATTACGTTTCGATGAATTCCGATGAGTATCGTGGAATTATACTCGAGGTGTTTCATCAAGTTTGCTCTGATTTATTCTTATGTAAATTCCATTAA